A DNA window from Tachysurus vachellii isolate PV-2020 chromosome 20, HZAU_Pvac_v1, whole genome shotgun sequence contains the following coding sequences:
- the arfip2b gene encoding arfaptin-2b isoform X4, with product MTESIMSKAATMEIPINSNGDSRTLGEDDGLEQAPKVQWGLNEKVGRPPVQRDLQQVMVSGPNLNETSIVSGGYGGTAEGIIPTSSIKGSSMHHSNSSSVMAEEAARGVAVEKFDMMKKWSLNTYKCTKQMISERFGRGSRTVDLELEAQIEVLRDTKRKYENVLHLARALTNHFYSMVQTQHALGDTFADLSQKSPELRDEFGYNAETQKLLCKNGETLLGAINFFVSSINTLVNKTMEDTLMTIKMYENARLEFDAYRADLEELNMGPRDAVTMARIDAAQQQYQIHKDKYERLRSDVSIKLKFLEENKVKVMHKQLLLFHNAISAYFAGNQQQLEQTLKQFNIKLKPPGADKPSWLEEQ from the exons ATGACAGAGAGTATCATGAGCAAAGCGGCCACCATGGAGATCCCTATCAACAGTAACGGGGACAGCAGGACTCTGGGCGAGGATGATGGCCTTGAGCAG GCTCCAAAGGTACAGTGGGGCCTGAATGAGAAGGTAGGGCGTCCCCCAGTCCAAAGG gatttGCAGCAGGTAATGGTATCCGGGCCTAACCTCAATGAGACCAGCATTGTATCAGGTGGCTATGGAGGTACAGCAGAAGGCATCATTCCTACTAGCTCTATCAAAG GATCCAGCATGCACCATAGCAACAGTTCGTCTGTGATGGCAGAAGAGGCCGCGAGAGGTGTCGCCGTGGAGAAGTTTGACATGATGAAGAAATGGAGCTTGAACACTTACAAG TGCACTAAACAGATGATCTCTGAGCGGTTTGGCCGTGGCTCGCGCACTGTAGATCTGGAGCTGGAGGCTCAGATTGAGGTTCTGCGAGACACCAAGCGCAAGTATGAGAATGTGCTGCACCTGGCCCGTGCACTCACTAATCACTTTTACAGCATGGTGCAGACACAGCATGCACTCGGAGACACGTTTGCCGACCTCAGCCAGAAATCCCCGGAGCTGCGG GACGAATTTGGCTACAATGCAGAAACTCAAAAATTATTGTGTAAGAACGGAGAGACTCTGCTCGGCGCCATCAACTTTTTCGTATCCAGCATCAACACACTCGTCAACAAGACCATGGAGGACACGCTCATGACCATCAAGATGTATGAGAATGCAAG GTTGGAGTTTGACGCTTACAGAGCCGATCTAGAAGAGCTGAACATGGGACCACGGGACGCCGTGACCATGGCACGTATCGATGCAGCGCAGCAACAGTATCAGATCCACAAGGACAAATACGAGCGACTGCGCAGTGACGTCTCCATCAAGCTCAAGTTCTTGGAGGAAAACAAG GTGAAAGTGATGCACAAACAGCTTCTCCTTTTCCACAACGCAATCTCAGCCTACTTTGCTGGCAACCAGCAGCAGCTGGAACAGACCCTCAAGCAGTTCAACATAAAGCTCAAACCCCCCGGAGCTGATAAGCCCTCCTGGTTAGAGGAGCAGTGA
- the arfip2b gene encoding arfaptin-2b isoform X3, which produces MTESIMSKAATMEIPINSNGDSRTLGEDDGLEQDLQQVMVSGPNLNETSIVSGGYGGTAEGIIPTSSIKGPAVHLNTEFMGNRRIPVDGQGSSMHHSNSSSVMAEEAARGVAVEKFDMMKKWSLNTYKCTKQMISERFGRGSRTVDLELEAQIEVLRDTKRKYENVLHLARALTNHFYSMVQTQHALGDTFADLSQKSPELRDEFGYNAETQKLLCKNGETLLGAINFFVSSINTLVNKTMEDTLMTIKMYENARLEFDAYRADLEELNMGPRDAVTMARIDAAQQQYQIHKDKYERLRSDVSIKLKFLEENKVKVMHKQLLLFHNAISAYFAGNQQQLEQTLKQFNIKLKPPGADKPSWLEEQ; this is translated from the exons ATGACAGAGAGTATCATGAGCAAAGCGGCCACCATGGAGATCCCTATCAACAGTAACGGGGACAGCAGGACTCTGGGCGAGGATGATGGCCTTGAGCAG gatttGCAGCAGGTAATGGTATCCGGGCCTAACCTCAATGAGACCAGCATTGTATCAGGTGGCTATGGAGGTACAGCAGAAGGCATCATTCCTACTAGCTCTATCAAAG gCCCCGCTGTTCACCTCAACACTGAGTTTATGGGCAACAGACGCATCCCAGTCGATGGACAAG GATCCAGCATGCACCATAGCAACAGTTCGTCTGTGATGGCAGAAGAGGCCGCGAGAGGTGTCGCCGTGGAGAAGTTTGACATGATGAAGAAATGGAGCTTGAACACTTACAAG TGCACTAAACAGATGATCTCTGAGCGGTTTGGCCGTGGCTCGCGCACTGTAGATCTGGAGCTGGAGGCTCAGATTGAGGTTCTGCGAGACACCAAGCGCAAGTATGAGAATGTGCTGCACCTGGCCCGTGCACTCACTAATCACTTTTACAGCATGGTGCAGACACAGCATGCACTCGGAGACACGTTTGCCGACCTCAGCCAGAAATCCCCGGAGCTGCGG GACGAATTTGGCTACAATGCAGAAACTCAAAAATTATTGTGTAAGAACGGAGAGACTCTGCTCGGCGCCATCAACTTTTTCGTATCCAGCATCAACACACTCGTCAACAAGACCATGGAGGACACGCTCATGACCATCAAGATGTATGAGAATGCAAG GTTGGAGTTTGACGCTTACAGAGCCGATCTAGAAGAGCTGAACATGGGACCACGGGACGCCGTGACCATGGCACGTATCGATGCAGCGCAGCAACAGTATCAGATCCACAAGGACAAATACGAGCGACTGCGCAGTGACGTCTCCATCAAGCTCAAGTTCTTGGAGGAAAACAAG GTGAAAGTGATGCACAAACAGCTTCTCCTTTTCCACAACGCAATCTCAGCCTACTTTGCTGGCAACCAGCAGCAGCTGGAACAGACCCTCAAGCAGTTCAACATAAAGCTCAAACCCCCCGGAGCTGATAAGCCCTCCTGGTTAGAGGAGCAGTGA
- the arfip2b gene encoding arfaptin-2b isoform X6, translating into MTESIMSKAATMEIPINSNGDSRTLGEDDGLEQDLQQVMVSGPNLNETSIVSGGYGGTAEGIIPTSSIKGSSMHHSNSSSVMAEEAARGVAVEKFDMMKKWSLNTYKCTKQMISERFGRGSRTVDLELEAQIEVLRDTKRKYENVLHLARALTNHFYSMVQTQHALGDTFADLSQKSPELRDEFGYNAETQKLLCKNGETLLGAINFFVSSINTLVNKTMEDTLMTIKMYENARLEFDAYRADLEELNMGPRDAVTMARIDAAQQQYQIHKDKYERLRSDVSIKLKFLEENKVKVMHKQLLLFHNAISAYFAGNQQQLEQTLKQFNIKLKPPGADKPSWLEEQ; encoded by the exons ATGACAGAGAGTATCATGAGCAAAGCGGCCACCATGGAGATCCCTATCAACAGTAACGGGGACAGCAGGACTCTGGGCGAGGATGATGGCCTTGAGCAG gatttGCAGCAGGTAATGGTATCCGGGCCTAACCTCAATGAGACCAGCATTGTATCAGGTGGCTATGGAGGTACAGCAGAAGGCATCATTCCTACTAGCTCTATCAAAG GATCCAGCATGCACCATAGCAACAGTTCGTCTGTGATGGCAGAAGAGGCCGCGAGAGGTGTCGCCGTGGAGAAGTTTGACATGATGAAGAAATGGAGCTTGAACACTTACAAG TGCACTAAACAGATGATCTCTGAGCGGTTTGGCCGTGGCTCGCGCACTGTAGATCTGGAGCTGGAGGCTCAGATTGAGGTTCTGCGAGACACCAAGCGCAAGTATGAGAATGTGCTGCACCTGGCCCGTGCACTCACTAATCACTTTTACAGCATGGTGCAGACACAGCATGCACTCGGAGACACGTTTGCCGACCTCAGCCAGAAATCCCCGGAGCTGCGG GACGAATTTGGCTACAATGCAGAAACTCAAAAATTATTGTGTAAGAACGGAGAGACTCTGCTCGGCGCCATCAACTTTTTCGTATCCAGCATCAACACACTCGTCAACAAGACCATGGAGGACACGCTCATGACCATCAAGATGTATGAGAATGCAAG GTTGGAGTTTGACGCTTACAGAGCCGATCTAGAAGAGCTGAACATGGGACCACGGGACGCCGTGACCATGGCACGTATCGATGCAGCGCAGCAACAGTATCAGATCCACAAGGACAAATACGAGCGACTGCGCAGTGACGTCTCCATCAAGCTCAAGTTCTTGGAGGAAAACAAG GTGAAAGTGATGCACAAACAGCTTCTCCTTTTCCACAACGCAATCTCAGCCTACTTTGCTGGCAACCAGCAGCAGCTGGAACAGACCCTCAAGCAGTTCAACATAAAGCTCAAACCCCCCGGAGCTGATAAGCCCTCCTGGTTAGAGGAGCAGTGA
- the arfip2b gene encoding arfaptin-2b isoform X5, giving the protein MTESIMSKAATMEIPINSNGDSRTLGEDDGLEQAPKVQWGLNEKDLQQVMVSGPNLNETSIVSGGYGGTAEGIIPTSSIKGSSMHHSNSSSVMAEEAARGVAVEKFDMMKKWSLNTYKCTKQMISERFGRGSRTVDLELEAQIEVLRDTKRKYENVLHLARALTNHFYSMVQTQHALGDTFADLSQKSPELRDEFGYNAETQKLLCKNGETLLGAINFFVSSINTLVNKTMEDTLMTIKMYENARLEFDAYRADLEELNMGPRDAVTMARIDAAQQQYQIHKDKYERLRSDVSIKLKFLEENKVKVMHKQLLLFHNAISAYFAGNQQQLEQTLKQFNIKLKPPGADKPSWLEEQ; this is encoded by the exons ATGACAGAGAGTATCATGAGCAAAGCGGCCACCATGGAGATCCCTATCAACAGTAACGGGGACAGCAGGACTCTGGGCGAGGATGATGGCCTTGAGCAG GCTCCAAAGGTACAGTGGGGCCTGAATGAGAAG gatttGCAGCAGGTAATGGTATCCGGGCCTAACCTCAATGAGACCAGCATTGTATCAGGTGGCTATGGAGGTACAGCAGAAGGCATCATTCCTACTAGCTCTATCAAAG GATCCAGCATGCACCATAGCAACAGTTCGTCTGTGATGGCAGAAGAGGCCGCGAGAGGTGTCGCCGTGGAGAAGTTTGACATGATGAAGAAATGGAGCTTGAACACTTACAAG TGCACTAAACAGATGATCTCTGAGCGGTTTGGCCGTGGCTCGCGCACTGTAGATCTGGAGCTGGAGGCTCAGATTGAGGTTCTGCGAGACACCAAGCGCAAGTATGAGAATGTGCTGCACCTGGCCCGTGCACTCACTAATCACTTTTACAGCATGGTGCAGACACAGCATGCACTCGGAGACACGTTTGCCGACCTCAGCCAGAAATCCCCGGAGCTGCGG GACGAATTTGGCTACAATGCAGAAACTCAAAAATTATTGTGTAAGAACGGAGAGACTCTGCTCGGCGCCATCAACTTTTTCGTATCCAGCATCAACACACTCGTCAACAAGACCATGGAGGACACGCTCATGACCATCAAGATGTATGAGAATGCAAG GTTGGAGTTTGACGCTTACAGAGCCGATCTAGAAGAGCTGAACATGGGACCACGGGACGCCGTGACCATGGCACGTATCGATGCAGCGCAGCAACAGTATCAGATCCACAAGGACAAATACGAGCGACTGCGCAGTGACGTCTCCATCAAGCTCAAGTTCTTGGAGGAAAACAAG GTGAAAGTGATGCACAAACAGCTTCTCCTTTTCCACAACGCAATCTCAGCCTACTTTGCTGGCAACCAGCAGCAGCTGGAACAGACCCTCAAGCAGTTCAACATAAAGCTCAAACCCCCCGGAGCTGATAAGCCCTCCTGGTTAGAGGAGCAGTGA
- the arfip2b gene encoding arfaptin-2b isoform X7, whose translation MTESIMSKAATMEIPINSNGDSRTLGEDDGLEQAPKVQWGLNEKVGRPPVQRDLQQVMVSGPNLNETSIVSGGYGGTAEGIIPTSSIKDLRMKCRGVSIGPSHSAAIRIANQSDDFPGIPGSSMHHSNSSSVMAEEAARGVAVEKFDMMKKWSLNTYKCTKQMISERFGRGSRTVDLELEAQIEVLRDTKRKYENVLHLARALTNHFYSMVQTQHALGDTFADLSQKSPELRDEFGYNAETQKLLCKNGETLLGAINFFVSSINTLVNKTMEDTLMTIKMYENARLEFDAYRADLEELNMGPRDAVTMARIDAAQQQYQIHKDKYERLRSDVSIKLKFLEENKVKVMHKQLLLFHNAISAYFAGNQQQLEQTLKQFNIKLKPPGADKPSWLEEQ comes from the exons ATGACAGAGAGTATCATGAGCAAAGCGGCCACCATGGAGATCCCTATCAACAGTAACGGGGACAGCAGGACTCTGGGCGAGGATGATGGCCTTGAGCAG GCTCCAAAGGTACAGTGGGGCCTGAATGAGAAGGTAGGGCGTCCCCCAGTCCAAAGG gatttGCAGCAGGTAATGGTATCCGGGCCTAACCTCAATGAGACCAGCATTGTATCAGGTGGCTATGGAGGTACAGCAGAAGGCATCATTCCTACTAGCTCTATCAAAG ACTTGCGAATGAAGTGCAGGGGTGTTAGCATTGGCCCAAGCCACTCTGCTGCCATCCGGATAGCCAACCAATCAGACGACTTCCCCGGTATCCCAG GATCCAGCATGCACCATAGCAACAGTTCGTCTGTGATGGCAGAAGAGGCCGCGAGAGGTGTCGCCGTGGAGAAGTTTGACATGATGAAGAAATGGAGCTTGAACACTTACAAG TGCACTAAACAGATGATCTCTGAGCGGTTTGGCCGTGGCTCGCGCACTGTAGATCTGGAGCTGGAGGCTCAGATTGAGGTTCTGCGAGACACCAAGCGCAAGTATGAGAATGTGCTGCACCTGGCCCGTGCACTCACTAATCACTTTTACAGCATGGTGCAGACACAGCATGCACTCGGAGACACGTTTGCCGACCTCAGCCAGAAATCCCCGGAGCTGCGG GACGAATTTGGCTACAATGCAGAAACTCAAAAATTATTGTGTAAGAACGGAGAGACTCTGCTCGGCGCCATCAACTTTTTCGTATCCAGCATCAACACACTCGTCAACAAGACCATGGAGGACACGCTCATGACCATCAAGATGTATGAGAATGCAAG GTTGGAGTTTGACGCTTACAGAGCCGATCTAGAAGAGCTGAACATGGGACCACGGGACGCCGTGACCATGGCACGTATCGATGCAGCGCAGCAACAGTATCAGATCCACAAGGACAAATACGAGCGACTGCGCAGTGACGTCTCCATCAAGCTCAAGTTCTTGGAGGAAAACAAG GTGAAAGTGATGCACAAACAGCTTCTCCTTTTCCACAACGCAATCTCAGCCTACTTTGCTGGCAACCAGCAGCAGCTGGAACAGACCCTCAAGCAGTTCAACATAAAGCTCAAACCCCCCGGAGCTGATAAGCCCTCCTGGTTAGAGGAGCAGTGA
- the arfip2b gene encoding arfaptin-2b isoform X1, translated as MTESIMSKAATMEIPINSNGDSRTLGEDDGLEQAPKVQWGLNEKVGRPPVQRDLQQVMVSGPNLNETSIVSGGYGGTAEGIIPTSSIKGPAVHLNTEFMGNRRIPVDGQGSSMHHSNSSSVMAEEAARGVAVEKFDMMKKWSLNTYKCTKQMISERFGRGSRTVDLELEAQIEVLRDTKRKYENVLHLARALTNHFYSMVQTQHALGDTFADLSQKSPELRDEFGYNAETQKLLCKNGETLLGAINFFVSSINTLVNKTMEDTLMTIKMYENARLEFDAYRADLEELNMGPRDAVTMARIDAAQQQYQIHKDKYERLRSDVSIKLKFLEENKVKVMHKQLLLFHNAISAYFAGNQQQLEQTLKQFNIKLKPPGADKPSWLEEQ; from the exons ATGACAGAGAGTATCATGAGCAAAGCGGCCACCATGGAGATCCCTATCAACAGTAACGGGGACAGCAGGACTCTGGGCGAGGATGATGGCCTTGAGCAG GCTCCAAAGGTACAGTGGGGCCTGAATGAGAAGGTAGGGCGTCCCCCAGTCCAAAGG gatttGCAGCAGGTAATGGTATCCGGGCCTAACCTCAATGAGACCAGCATTGTATCAGGTGGCTATGGAGGTACAGCAGAAGGCATCATTCCTACTAGCTCTATCAAAG gCCCCGCTGTTCACCTCAACACTGAGTTTATGGGCAACAGACGCATCCCAGTCGATGGACAAG GATCCAGCATGCACCATAGCAACAGTTCGTCTGTGATGGCAGAAGAGGCCGCGAGAGGTGTCGCCGTGGAGAAGTTTGACATGATGAAGAAATGGAGCTTGAACACTTACAAG TGCACTAAACAGATGATCTCTGAGCGGTTTGGCCGTGGCTCGCGCACTGTAGATCTGGAGCTGGAGGCTCAGATTGAGGTTCTGCGAGACACCAAGCGCAAGTATGAGAATGTGCTGCACCTGGCCCGTGCACTCACTAATCACTTTTACAGCATGGTGCAGACACAGCATGCACTCGGAGACACGTTTGCCGACCTCAGCCAGAAATCCCCGGAGCTGCGG GACGAATTTGGCTACAATGCAGAAACTCAAAAATTATTGTGTAAGAACGGAGAGACTCTGCTCGGCGCCATCAACTTTTTCGTATCCAGCATCAACACACTCGTCAACAAGACCATGGAGGACACGCTCATGACCATCAAGATGTATGAGAATGCAAG GTTGGAGTTTGACGCTTACAGAGCCGATCTAGAAGAGCTGAACATGGGACCACGGGACGCCGTGACCATGGCACGTATCGATGCAGCGCAGCAACAGTATCAGATCCACAAGGACAAATACGAGCGACTGCGCAGTGACGTCTCCATCAAGCTCAAGTTCTTGGAGGAAAACAAG GTGAAAGTGATGCACAAACAGCTTCTCCTTTTCCACAACGCAATCTCAGCCTACTTTGCTGGCAACCAGCAGCAGCTGGAACAGACCCTCAAGCAGTTCAACATAAAGCTCAAACCCCCCGGAGCTGATAAGCCCTCCTGGTTAGAGGAGCAGTGA
- the arfip2b gene encoding arfaptin-2b isoform X2: MTESIMSKAATMEIPINSNGDSRTLGEDDGLEQAPKVQWGLNEKDLQQVMVSGPNLNETSIVSGGYGGTAEGIIPTSSIKGPAVHLNTEFMGNRRIPVDGQGSSMHHSNSSSVMAEEAARGVAVEKFDMMKKWSLNTYKCTKQMISERFGRGSRTVDLELEAQIEVLRDTKRKYENVLHLARALTNHFYSMVQTQHALGDTFADLSQKSPELRDEFGYNAETQKLLCKNGETLLGAINFFVSSINTLVNKTMEDTLMTIKMYENARLEFDAYRADLEELNMGPRDAVTMARIDAAQQQYQIHKDKYERLRSDVSIKLKFLEENKVKVMHKQLLLFHNAISAYFAGNQQQLEQTLKQFNIKLKPPGADKPSWLEEQ, translated from the exons ATGACAGAGAGTATCATGAGCAAAGCGGCCACCATGGAGATCCCTATCAACAGTAACGGGGACAGCAGGACTCTGGGCGAGGATGATGGCCTTGAGCAG GCTCCAAAGGTACAGTGGGGCCTGAATGAGAAG gatttGCAGCAGGTAATGGTATCCGGGCCTAACCTCAATGAGACCAGCATTGTATCAGGTGGCTATGGAGGTACAGCAGAAGGCATCATTCCTACTAGCTCTATCAAAG gCCCCGCTGTTCACCTCAACACTGAGTTTATGGGCAACAGACGCATCCCAGTCGATGGACAAG GATCCAGCATGCACCATAGCAACAGTTCGTCTGTGATGGCAGAAGAGGCCGCGAGAGGTGTCGCCGTGGAGAAGTTTGACATGATGAAGAAATGGAGCTTGAACACTTACAAG TGCACTAAACAGATGATCTCTGAGCGGTTTGGCCGTGGCTCGCGCACTGTAGATCTGGAGCTGGAGGCTCAGATTGAGGTTCTGCGAGACACCAAGCGCAAGTATGAGAATGTGCTGCACCTGGCCCGTGCACTCACTAATCACTTTTACAGCATGGTGCAGACACAGCATGCACTCGGAGACACGTTTGCCGACCTCAGCCAGAAATCCCCGGAGCTGCGG GACGAATTTGGCTACAATGCAGAAACTCAAAAATTATTGTGTAAGAACGGAGAGACTCTGCTCGGCGCCATCAACTTTTTCGTATCCAGCATCAACACACTCGTCAACAAGACCATGGAGGACACGCTCATGACCATCAAGATGTATGAGAATGCAAG GTTGGAGTTTGACGCTTACAGAGCCGATCTAGAAGAGCTGAACATGGGACCACGGGACGCCGTGACCATGGCACGTATCGATGCAGCGCAGCAACAGTATCAGATCCACAAGGACAAATACGAGCGACTGCGCAGTGACGTCTCCATCAAGCTCAAGTTCTTGGAGGAAAACAAG GTGAAAGTGATGCACAAACAGCTTCTCCTTTTCCACAACGCAATCTCAGCCTACTTTGCTGGCAACCAGCAGCAGCTGGAACAGACCCTCAAGCAGTTCAACATAAAGCTCAAACCCCCCGGAGCTGATAAGCCCTCCTGGTTAGAGGAGCAGTGA